TGAAGAAAATAAAAAGATTGAAATTAAATATGATCCTACTGAAGTAGTTATGGGCTTTATAAAGATGAAAGATTTAGAAATGTTATTTAACTCTTGTTTAAAAGAAGGATTATATCCAAGTATATTAGATTTGCAAAATATAGGATATTCATTTACTGGTTGTGGGCTAGATGTTTTGCAAAATATGCAATATAAGATAAGTGGGTTATGGCATATATTCATAGAGCAAATTAAAATTTTTATTAGTAACAATGTTAAACCAGAAAATATTGATTTTAAATATGTATATGTAAATAGTCCTAAGTTTGTTGCTATGATTCAATCAATAAGTGAAAGTGTGGAATAGTGATTAAAGAATATTTTTTTAATATATTTCTCCAATAATATAGATATTTATTATTGGAGATTATTTTTTTCTGAAGACTCAATTGATTCTTCTATATATTCAGATCCAAATTTATGCATCATTTCTAAGATAGGAATTAATTTTTTTCCGGTATCTGTTAAGCTATATTCAACTTTAGGTGGAACAACAGGATATACTTTTCTATGTATAAGATTATCTTTTTCCATACTTTTCAATTGTCTTGAAAGCACTTTGGGAGAAACATTAGGTAATTTTTTTTGAAGAGTACTGAATCTAAGGGTACTATAACTTAGATACCATAAAATTAGTATTTTCCATTTGCCAGATATTATATCTTGAACTAAAACCATAGGGCATTTTGTATATGTAGCACATTTATCTTTCATATAACATTCGTCATGTATATTGGATATTTCATTCATTCTAGATACCTCACATTCATATTAGTTACTTTGTTGTCACTATGTTACCAAAAAGTGCGTTATTGATAAAAGTTTATTTTAATTATATCATACTATTATAATAAGATATTTTTTAAAGATACTTACAATAGCTGAATTCTTCAATAAGGAAAAGGATAGACTTAATAAGAGTTTTTAATAAAATTAATTTAAAGTGAGGTATATAAAAATGAGTAAAATATTATATATAAAAGCAAATGTAAAACCAGAAGGGCAATCAAGAACATTTAAAATTTCTGATAAATTTATAGAAGAATATAAATTAAAAAATCCAAAGGATGAAATAATAACTTTAGATTTATATAAAGAAAACATTGATTTCTTAAAAGGTGAAGATTTAAGTGCAGTTTTTGGACCAAAGAATGATGAAAGTAGAAATCATCCAATTTTAAAATATGCATATCAATTTGCAGAGGCAGATAAATATGTTATAGCTGCACCAATGTGGAATTTAAGTATACCTGCAATACTAAAGGCATATATAGATTATGTAAGTGTTACAGGGATTACATTTAAATATACTGCCAATGGTCCAGTTGGTTTATGCGAAGGGAAAAAAGCAGTATATATTGTTGGAAGAGGTGGATCATATTCAGAAGGACCAGCTACAATGTTGGAAATGGGAGATAGATATTTAAAAACAATATTTGCTTTCTTTGGAATAAGTGATTTTACTACAATAGCAGCAGATAATTTAGATGTTATAGGTGAAGATGTAGAAGCAATTATTGAAAATGCAATTAAGGAAGCTAAAGAAACAGTAAAAGAGTTTTAGAGATAAAATTCATATATTATTGAATAGGATAAATTAAAGTGGATTAGTTAAATTGCTCCTTCTAGAAGAGAAAGAAGGAGCAATTTCTGATTTCAAAGTAATAGAGTTTAATTACTTTGTTTTCCTTACCATTCTTAAAAATGTTAATAAGGCACCAATAACACATATTATCCCAGCTACTATATAAACCCATCTCATTCCATATATGAATGCATCAGTTCGCTCTGGTATGTAAGTGGTAACATGATATCCAATTTTAGAACTC
Above is a genomic segment from Clostridium bornimense containing:
- a CDS encoding winged helix-turn-helix transcriptional regulator, which translates into the protein MNEISNIHDECYMKDKCATYTKCPMVLVQDIISGKWKILILWYLSYSTLRFSTLQKKLPNVSPKVLSRQLKSMEKDNLIHRKVYPVVPPKVEYSLTDTGKKLIPILEMMHKFGSEYIEESIESSEKNNLQ
- a CDS encoding FMN-dependent NADH-azoreductase encodes the protein MSKILYIKANVKPEGQSRTFKISDKFIEEYKLKNPKDEIITLDLYKENIDFLKGEDLSAVFGPKNDESRNHPILKYAYQFAEADKYVIAAPMWNLSIPAILKAYIDYVSVTGITFKYTANGPVGLCEGKKAVYIVGRGGSYSEGPATMLEMGDRYLKTIFAFFGISDFTTIAADNLDVIGEDVEAIIENAIKEAKETVKEF